The Desulfomicrobium escambiense DSM 10707 genome segment TGGAGAAGGCCGAGCCCATGGACCGCCTGGTCTGCGGCGACGTGGGCTTCGGCAAGACCGAGGTGGCCCTGCGCGCGGCCTTCCGCGCCGTCCTGGACGGCAAGCAGGTGGCCCTGCTGTGCCCGACCACGGTCCTGGCCGAGCAGCACTACCAGACCTTCCGCCAGCGCATGGAACCCTTCTCCATCAACGTCGGCCTGCTGAGCCGCTTCGTCCCGGCGGCGGGGCAGAAGCGGGTCCTCGAAGCGACGCGGCGCGGCCAGGTGGACGTGCTCATCGGCACCCACCGCATGCTTTCCAAGGACGTGGAGTTCGCCAACCTGGCGCTCATGATCCTCGACGAGGAGCAGCGCTTCGGCGTCAAGCACAAGGAGCGCCTGAAGAAGATGCGCTCGACCATCGACGTGCTGACCCTGACGGCCACGCCCATCCCGCGCACCCTGCAGCTGTCCCTGTCGGGCATCCGGGGCTTGAGCGTCATCGAGACCCCGCCCCGCGACCGCAAGCCCGTCGAGACCTCCCTCATGGAGCGCGACCCCGAGCAGCTGCGGGCCATCCTGGAGCGTGAGCTGGCCCGCGGCGGCCAGGTCTTCTGGGTCTACAACCGCGTGCAGGGCTTGGAGCGGGTGGCGGAGTTCGTGTCCGGCCTGGTGCCTGGGGCGCGGGTCGGCATGGGCCACGGCCAGATGAAGGCCCACGACCTCGAGGAGACCATGCACAAGTTCTGGCACGGCGAACTCGACGTCCTGGTCTGCACGGCCATCGTCGAGTCTGGGCTGGATTTTCCGCGGGCCAACACCCTCATCGTCGACCAGGCCCAGCTCTTCGGCCTGGGCCAGCTCTACCAGCTGCGCGGCAGGGTGGGGCGCTCCAGCGAGCAGGCCTACGCCTATTTCATCATCCCCGACCTGGACCGCCTGCAGGAAACATCGCGCAAGCGCCTGAAGATCATCCTCGACATGGACTACCTCGGCGCCGGCTTCAAGGTGGCCATGGAGGACCTGCGCCTGCGCGGGGCCGGCAACATCCTGGGCGAGGCCCAGTCCGGGACCATCGGCAAGGTCGGCCTGGACCTGTTCCTCGAAATGCTCGAGGAGGAGGTCACGAGGCTCAGAGGCGGCAAGGTCGAGACCGAGATCGAGCCGGAGCTCAACCTCGGCTTCCAGGCCCTCATCCCCGAGGAGTACGTGTCCGACCCCAAGGAGCGCCTGCACTACTACAAGGCCCTGTCGTCCTGCCGCGACGAAGGGGAGATCGCCGAGATCGTGGACGACATGCGCGACCGCTTCGGCTCCCTGCCCGACGCCCTGAAGACCTTCGTGGCCGTGCTGATGATCAAGATCGACGCGCGTCGGCTGGGTGCGGTGCGCATGGACCTCTTCGAGGACCGGGCGCTGGTGCACTGGGACGAGACACGGCACAACCTCGACCCGGTCCGCCTCATGGCCTGGGTGGGCGAGAACGCAGCGGCGGCCAGGATCCTGCCGCCGGCCAAGCTGGAACTGCGCATGCCGGGACATGGTGCCGTCACGGCGGCCATGCAGGCCCTCAAGGACATGCTCCTGGGCCTGCGGGACAGGTTGGGTGCCGGCGCCGCGGAGGCGGGACAAGATTGAACTGGACTCGGCCTGCGCTCAAGGTTAGTACCGTGAACGCGTTTGACGTTCGCGCGCCCTGGCCCCGCGCTCTTTTCGATGCGCCGGTTGGGCCGTGCGCGTTCGTCGAAGACGTGCCCTTCAGCGACATATTCAAAGGATAAGAGCTTCCGATGATCAAAAAAACGTGTTTCCGTGTTCTTCTGGCCCTGTCTCTTCTGCTCGCCGTCATCGGCCAGGCGCAGGCCGCGCAGGTCCTGGACCGCATCGTCGCCGTGGTCAACGGCGAGATCATCACCTACGTCGACCTGCAGCAGCAGATCCGCCTCATCGCGGGTCAGACCCCGCCGGCCGAGGAGGCCGCCAAGATCGCCCCCCAGGTGCTCGACGGGATGATCGACGACATCATCATGCGCCAGGAGGCGGCCAGGCTCCAGGTCGAGGTCTCCGACTCGGAAGTGGACAACGAGATCCGGCAGTTCAAGGCACGGCACCGCATGACCGAGGACGACTTCGAGCGTTCCCTGCGCCTGCAGGGGCTGACGGCGGAGCAATTCAAGGAACGCAGCCGCCAGGACATCGTCAAGCACAAGATCATCAACTACATGGTCCGGCGCAAGGTGGTGGTCACGCAGGAAGAGATCGACGCCTACAAGGAGCGCAACAGTGCCGAACTGACCACGGAGCGCACCGTTGACCTGCAGATCCTGGCCGTGATGGACTCCGCCCAGGCCGAGGAACTCTGGACCAGGATCGGTGCGGGCGAAATCGGTTTCGCCGAGGCTGTGGACCGGTATTCCGTGGGTCCCAAGGCCGACGACGGCGTCATGGCCGGCGTGCGGTGGCGCGACCTGGCCGAGCCCTGGCGTCAGGCCCTGCGGGACCTTTCCGTTGGCGACATGAGCCGTCCCGAGCTGATTCAGGAGCGCTGGGTCATCCTCAAGCTGCTGGACCGCAAGGACGAGGCGCGGCAGGAGCAGGGCACCGTCGAAGATGAGGTGCGCGAGGCCATCATGCGTCCCAAGCTCGAAGAGCGTTTCAAGGAATACATGGCCGGGCTGCGCGCCAAGGCCGTGATCGACAAGCGGCTCTAGGCCTCTTTTTCCAATCCACGACGGAGTGACGCGGAATATGGATCTGATCGAAATCGGAACGTTGCTGCGCGAAACGCGGGAGCGAAAGGGCCTGAGCATCGAGGCGGTCGAGGAGAAGACCAAGATCGCTCCCTCGGTCATTTCCGCCCTCGAAGAGGGCAACCGTGAAAGATTTCCCCACCCGGTCTACGCCAGGGGCTTCGTGCGGAGCTACGCCCTGCTGCTCGGCCTCGACGCGCAGGACCTGTGCGCGCATTTCAGCCGCGAGTATCCCGTGCCCACTGAGGCAGACCACCCCGAGCACCATGCGCCCAAAATCAGGGTCCGGACCCATGATGCGGACCACGTGAACACCATCGTGCGCGTGGTCGCCATCGCCGGCATCCTGGCCCTGGGGGCGCTTGGCTGGTACGTCTTCGACGTCTACCGTTCGCGCCAGGTCACAGAGTCCGCGCCGGCCGTTCAGGAGCCCGCGCCCGCCCCGGCGCCGCAGGCCCAGACCCTGCCGCCCGAGAATGTGCCCGCCCCCCTGACGCAAATGCAGGAGGTGGCCGCCGAGCCGCAACTCCCGGCAGGAGCCGAGGCCGTGCAGAACGCCTCTCCCGCCGATGCCGGCAATGCCTCCGCCGCCCCCGCCGCCGGGCAGGTTCCGGCGCCTGCGGCCGCGAAACAGCCCGAGGCCTCCGTCGTCGCCCCCGCGGTGACCCGCGAGCAGGCGCCAAGCGCTCCCGCGGCCACCGGCGGCGAGCGGACGCTGCGCATCAGCGCGAGCTCGGCCAGTTGGCTGCAGGCTCGGCCCGACGACAAGGTCGTGGACTATTTCTTGCGCAAGGGGGAGTCGGCGACGATCACCTTCCGCGACTCCCTGAGCGTCAAGTTCGGCAATGCCGGCGGCGTGGCCCTCGAACTCGACGGCAAACCCTACCCCTTCGAGGCCAAGCTCGGGGAGGTCAAGACGCTGGTCGTGCAGTAGGCCGGCGCCGGAAGCGTCGGCGAGGATCGGAGCGTGGAATTTTCCGAACAGGTTCTTGTGCTGCGGGTGGGCACGTTTCGTGAAGCGGACTGCTGGGTCCGTTTTTTTTCACCCACCCACGGCCTGCTGACGGGCTTCGCTTTTGGCGGACACCGCAGCCGCCGGCGCTTCTGCGGCTGTCTGGACCACCTGAGCGTGGTCCACTTCCGGGTCAGCCGGGGCCGTCAGGAGTATTACTGCCTGGAGGAGGGGACCCTCATCAA includes the following:
- a CDS encoding SurA N-terminal domain-containing protein yields the protein MIKKTCFRVLLALSLLLAVIGQAQAAQVLDRIVAVVNGEIITYVDLQQQIRLIAGQTPPAEEAAKIAPQVLDGMIDDIIMRQEAARLQVEVSDSEVDNEIRQFKARHRMTEDDFERSLRLQGLTAEQFKERSRQDIVKHKIINYMVRRKVVVTQEEIDAYKERNSAELTTERTVDLQILAVMDSAQAEELWTRIGAGEIGFAEAVDRYSVGPKADDGVMAGVRWRDLAEPWRQALRDLSVGDMSRPELIQERWVILKLLDRKDEARQEQGTVEDEVREAIMRPKLEERFKEYMAGLRAKAVIDKRL
- a CDS encoding helix-turn-helix domain-containing protein → MDLIEIGTLLRETRERKGLSIEAVEEKTKIAPSVISALEEGNRERFPHPVYARGFVRSYALLLGLDAQDLCAHFSREYPVPTEADHPEHHAPKIRVRTHDADHVNTIVRVVAIAGILALGALGWYVFDVYRSRQVTESAPAVQEPAPAPAPQAQTLPPENVPAPLTQMQEVAAEPQLPAGAEAVQNASPADAGNASAAPAAGQVPAPAAAKQPEASVVAPAVTREQAPSAPAATGGERTLRISASSASWLQARPDDKVVDYFLRKGESATITFRDSLSVKFGNAGGVALELDGKPYPFEAKLGEVKTLVVQ